The Urocitellus parryii isolate mUroPar1 chromosome 13, mUroPar1.hap1, whole genome shotgun sequence genome has a window encoding:
- the Dsel gene encoding dermatan-sulfate epimerase-like protein — MALMFTGHFLILTLVMFGFSTLEESVSNYSEWAVFTDDIDQFKTQKVQDFRPNQKLRRSMLHPSLYFDAGEIQAMRQKSRTSHLHLFRAIRSAVTVMLSNPTYYLPPPKHADFAAKWNEIYGNNLPPLALYCLLCPEDKVAFEFVLEYMDRMVSYKDWLVENAPGDEVPVGHSLTGFATAFDFLYNLLDNHRRQRYLEKIWVITEEMYEYSKVRSWGKQLLHNHQATNMIAVLTGALVTGVDKGSKANIWKQVVVDVMEKTMFLLNHIVDGSLDEGVAYGSYTAKSVMQYVFLAQRHFNINNLDNNWLKMHFWFYYATLLPGFQRTVGIADSNYNWFYGPESQLVFLDKFILKNGAGNWLAQQIRKHRPKDGPMVPSTAQRWSTLHTEYIWYDPQLTPQPPADYGTAKMHTFPNWGVVTYGAGLPNTQTNTFVSFKSGKLGGRAVYDIVHFQPYSWIDGWRSFNPGHEHPDQNSFTFAPNGQVFVSEALYGPKLSHLNNVLVFAPSPSSQCNKPWEGQLGECAQWLKWTGEEVGDSAGEIITASQHGEMIFVSGEAVSAYSSAMRLKSVYRALLLLNSQTLLVVDHIERQEASPIDSVSAFFHNLDIDFKYIPYRFMNRYNGAMMDVWDAHYKMFWFDHHGNSPMASIQEAEQAAEFKKRWTQFVNVTFQMESTITRIAYVFYGPYVNVSSCRFIDNSNSGLQISLNVNNTEHVVSIVTDYHNLKTRFNYLGFGGFANVADQGQITRFGLGTQAIVLPVRQDRAIFPFGFKFNIAIGLILCISLVILTFQWRFYLSFRKLMRWILILVIALWVIELLDVWSTCTQPICAKWTRTGTETNKKSVSSKGHYVDLPDVVITSLPGSGAEILKQLFFNSSDFLYIRVPTAYIDIPETEFEIDSFVDACEWKVSDIHSGHFRLLRGWLQSLVQDTKLHLQNIHLHETSRGKLAQYFTTNKDKKRKLKRRESLLEQRSRMKGAFDRDAEYIRALRRHLVYYPSARPVLSLSSGSWTLKLHFFQEVLGASMRALYIVRDPRAWIYSMLYSSKPSLYTLKNVPEHLAKMFKIEGGRGKCNLNSGYAFEYEPLKKELENSESNAVSLLSHLWLANTAAALRINTDLLPTSYQLVKFEDIVHFPQKTTERIFAFLGIPLSPASLNQILFATSTNLFYLPYEGEISPTNTNVWKQNLPRDEIKLIENICWTLMDRLGYPKFMD, encoded by the coding sequence ATGGCGTTAATGTTTACAGGACATTTCCTAATTTTAACATTAGTGATGTTTGGTTTCTCTACTCTTGAAGAGTCTGTGAGTAATTACTCTGAATGGGCAGTTTTCACAGATGATATAGATCAGTTTAAGACACAGAAAGTGCAAGATTTCAGACCCAACCAAAAGCTGAGGAGAAGTATGCTTCATCCAAGTTTATATTTTGATGCTGGAGAAATCCAAGCAATGAGACAAAAGTCTCGCACAAGCCATTTGCATCTTTTTAGAGCTATCAGAAGTGCAGTGACAGTTATGCTGTCCAACCCAACATACTACCTACCTCCACCCAAGCATGCCGATTTTGCTGCCAAGTGGAATGAAATTTATGGTAACAATCTGCCTCCTTTAGCATTGTACTGTTTGTTATGTCCAGAAGACAAAGTTGCCTTTGAATTTGTCTTGGAATATATGGACCGGATGGTTAGCTACAAAGATTGGCTGGTTGAGAATGCACCAGGAGATGAGGTTCCAGTTGGCCATTCATTAACAGGTTTTGCCACTGCCTTTGACTTTTTATATAACTTATTAGATAATCATCGAAGACAAAGATATCTGGAAAAAATATGGGTTATTACTGAGGAAATGTATGAATACTCCAAGGTTCGCTCATGGGGCAAACAACTTCTCCATAACCATCAGGCTACCAATATGATAGCAGTACTCACAGGAGCCTTGGTTACTGGGGTAGATAAAGGATCTAAAGCAAATATATGGAAACAGGTTGTAGTAGATGTCATGGAAAAGACAATGTTTCTATTGAATCACATTGTTGATGGCTCCTTGGATGAAGGTGTGGCCTATGGAAGCTACACAGCTAAATCAGTCATGCAGTATGTTTTTTTGGCACAGCGCCATTTTAATATCAACAACTTGGATAATAACTGGCTAAAAATGCACTTTTGGTTCTACTATGCCACCcttttgccaggcttccaaagaaCTGTGGGTATAGCAGATTCTAATTATAATTGGTTTTATGGTCCAGAGAGTCAGCTAGTTTTCTTGGATAAGTTTATCTTAAAGAATGGAGCTGGAAATTGGTTAGCTCAGCAAATTAGAAAGCATCGACCTAAAGATGGACCCATGGTTCCATCCACTGCCCAAAGGTGGAGTACTCTCCACACAGAATACATCTGGTATGATCCACAACTAACCCCACAGCCCCCTGCTGACTATGGTACTGCAAAGATGCACACATTTCCTAACTGGGGAGTTGTCACTTATGGGGCTGGGCTGCCAAACACACAAACCAATACCTTTGTGTCCTTCAAATCTGGGAAGCTGGGGGGACGAGCTGTGTATGACATAGTTCACTTTCAGCCATACTCCTGGATTGATGGGTGGAGAAGCTTTAACCCTGGACATGAACATCCGGATCAGAACTCATTTACATTTGCCCCCAATGGGCAAGTTTTTGTTTCTGAAGCTCTCTATGGACCAAAGTTGAGCCACCTTAACAATGTATTGGTGTTTGCTCCATCACCCTCAAGCCAATGTAATAAGCCCTGGGAAGGCCAACTGGGAGAATGTGCACAGTGGCTCAAGTGGACTGGTGAGGAAGTTGGTGACTCAGCAGGGGAAATCATCACTGCCTCTCAACATGGGGAAATGATATTTGTGAGTGGGGAAGCAGTATCTGCTTATTCTTCGGCAATGAGACTGAAAAGTGTGTATCGTGCTTTACTCCTCTTAAATTCTCAAACTCTGCTAGTCGTTGACCACATTGAGAGGCAAGAAGCTTCCCCGATAGATTCTGTCAGTGCCTTCTTTCATAACctggatattgattttaaatacatCCCATATAGGTTTATGAATAGGTATAATGGTGCCATGATGGATGTATGGGATGCACACTACAAAATGTTCTGGTTTGATCACCATGGCAATAGCCCCATGGCAAGTATACAGGAAGCAGAACAAGCAGCTGAATTTAAGAAACGGTGGACTCAGTTTGTTAATGTGACCTTTCAGATGGAATCCACAATCACAAGAATTGCATATGTCTTTTATGGGCCATATGTCAATGTTTCCAGCTGCAGATTCATTGATAATTCCAATTCTGGACTTCAGATTTCTCTCAATGTCAATAACACTGAACACGTTGTTTCCATTGTAACTGACTACCACAACCTGAAAACAAGATTCAATTACCTGGGATTTGGTGGCTTTGCCAATGTGGCTGACCAAGGCCAAATAACCCGATTTGGTTTGGGTACTCAAGCAATAGTACTGCCTGTAAGACAAGATAGAGCTATTTTCCCCTTTGGATTTAAGTTTAACATAGCAATTGGATTAATTTTGTGCATTAGTTTGGTGATTTTAACATTTCAATGGCGGTTTTACCTTTCTTTTAGAAAACTAATGCGTTGGATACTAATACTTGTTATTGCCTTGTGGGTTATTGAGCTTCTAGATGTGTGGAGCACTTGCACTCAGCCCATCTGTGCAAAATGGACAAGAACAGGAACTGAGACAAACAAGAAGTCTGTGTCTTCCAAGGGGCACTACGTGGATCTTCCTGATGTTGTCATTACCTCACTTCCTGGTTCCGGAGCCGAAATACTTAAACAACTTTTTTTCAACAGTAGTGACTTTCTCTACATCAGAGTTCCTACAGCCTACATTGATATCCCTGAAACGGAATTTGAAATTGATTCATTTGTAGATGCTTGTGAATGGAAGGTATCAGATATCCACAGTGGGCATTTCCGTTTACTTCGAGGCTGGTTGCAGTCTTTAGTCCAGGACACAAAACTACATTTACAAAACATCCATCTGCATGAGACCAGTAGGGGTAAACTGGCCCAATATTTTACAACAAATaaggacaagaaaagaaaactgaaaaggagAGAGTCTTTGCTGGAACAAAGAAGTAGAATGAAAGGCGCTTTTGACAGAGATGCTGAATATATTAGGGCTTTGAGGAGACACCTGGTCTATTACCCAAGTGCACGTCCTGTGCTTAGTTTAAGTAGCGGTAGCTGGACATTgaagcttcatttttttcaggAAGTATTAGGAGCTTCGATGAGGGCATTGTATATTGTAAGAGACCCTCGGGCATGGATTTATTCAATGCTGTACAGTAGTAAGCCAAGTCTTTACACTTTGAAGAATGTACCAGAGCACTtagcaaaaatgtttaaaatagagGGAGGTAGAGGCAAATGTAACTTAAATTCAGGCTATGCTTTTGAGTATGAACCATtgaagaaagaattagaaaattctGAATCAAACGCTGTCTCCTTATTGTCTCATTTATGGCTAGCAAATACAGCAGCAGCTTTGAGAATAAATACAGATTTGCTGCCTACCAGCTACCAGCTGGTCAAGTTTGaagatattgttcattttcctcaaaaaactactgaaaggatttttgcttttcttgggaTTCCTTTGTCTCCTGCTAGTTTAAACCAAATATTGTTTGCCACTTCCACAAACCTTTTTTACCTTCCATATGAAGGAGAAATATCACCAACTAATACTAATGTTTGGAAACAAAACTTGCCTAGAGATGAAATTAAACTAATTGAAAACATCTGCTGGACACTGATGGACCGACTAGGATATCCAAAGTTTATGGACTAA